The following are from one region of the Sandaracinus amylolyticus genome:
- a CDS encoding zinc-dependent alcohol dehydrogenase family protein, protein MTKAWRIEGGFGLERLVLATEDDPTPGPGEVIVRTRAVSLNYRDLLVLKGSYDPRLALPHVPCSDVCGEVIAVGPGATRVKVGDRVIGAFAQTWVAGKPTHARLRSALGGAVRGVLSTEVRLRDEGVVIAPAHLSDVEAAALPCAYVTAWHALVDHGRIAAGETVLVQGTGGVSIAALQIAKLFGARVIATSSQPHKRERVLAIGASDAIDYASDREWGKTVRQRTGGIGVDHVVEVGGAGTMAQSLRAVTSGGSVYVIGVLAGGAETLSVLPVLMNEVRLQGVMVGPRESLEALCRALTTHPEVRPVIDRTFDFHDAPAALAHLASGAHFGKVCLAVS, encoded by the coding sequence ATGACGAAGGCCTGGCGCATCGAGGGTGGGTTCGGGCTCGAGCGGCTCGTGCTCGCGACGGAGGACGATCCGACGCCGGGGCCCGGCGAGGTCATCGTCCGTACGCGCGCGGTCTCGCTGAACTATCGCGATTTGTTGGTGCTCAAAGGATCGTACGACCCCCGGCTCGCGCTGCCGCACGTGCCGTGCTCGGACGTGTGCGGCGAGGTGATCGCAGTCGGGCCCGGCGCAACGCGGGTGAAGGTCGGCGATCGGGTGATCGGCGCGTTCGCGCAGACGTGGGTCGCGGGGAAGCCGACCCACGCGCGACTGCGCTCGGCGCTCGGCGGTGCGGTGCGCGGCGTGCTCTCCACCGAGGTGCGATTGCGCGACGAGGGCGTCGTGATCGCGCCCGCGCACCTCAGCGACGTCGAGGCCGCGGCGCTGCCCTGCGCGTACGTCACCGCGTGGCACGCGCTGGTCGATCACGGGCGCATCGCCGCGGGCGAGACGGTGCTCGTGCAGGGCACCGGCGGCGTGTCGATCGCCGCGCTGCAGATCGCGAAGCTGTTCGGCGCGCGCGTGATCGCGACGTCGAGCCAGCCTCACAAGCGCGAGCGCGTGCTCGCGATCGGCGCGTCGGACGCGATCGACTACGCGAGCGATCGCGAGTGGGGCAAGACGGTGCGCCAGCGCACCGGCGGCATCGGCGTCGATCACGTCGTCGAAGTGGGCGGCGCGGGCACCATGGCGCAGTCGCTGCGCGCGGTGACGAGCGGTGGCAGCGTGTACGTCATCGGCGTGCTCGCGGGGGGTGCCGAGACGCTGAGCGTGCTGCCGGTGCTGATGAACGAAGTGCGCCTGCAGGGCGTGATGGTCGGGCCGCGCGAGAGCCTCGAAGCACTGTGCCGCGCGCTGACGACGCACCCCGAGGTGCGCCCGGTGATCGATCGCACCTTCGACTTCCACGACGCGCCCGCGGCGCTGGCGCATCTCGCCTCGGGTGCGCACTTCGGGAAGGTCTGTCTCGCCGTCTCCTGA
- a CDS encoding phosphatase PAP2 family protein yields the protein MIVRGLLALATACALLAGASVASAQGGAVVPGDVGSSSTPVPPVTPPTPPPPPDVDASGIVEGAVDQSTSPHGSAGAGLDPGAVEDDEEEEEEEAPDERGEDVVATLGTVVGTAPAAAQIDLEPRHRIVWREDWPRYSFDEAVLSLGLGALLVAAELLPTATASANWTGGILFDDPVEQNLRLQSAEARETARVASEVLQWVMIASPFVIDALGAVGIVDGNWDAAFQMGLIALESYVISLVVWKVTVLLARRERPVATRCRESASPPDPSCEDGDFETTSFFSNQTMNAFTGASLMCLHHTHMPLFDDEAADASACVVGMTVASAVGLLRVMSNQEYLTDVLMGAAVGFVAGYIVPWLVHYQGGARPELRPPVALIPAPMVGPGDTYGAMVAGWF from the coding sequence GTGATCGTCCGCGGTCTGCTCGCGCTCGCGACTGCCTGCGCGCTCCTCGCGGGCGCATCCGTCGCGAGCGCCCAAGGTGGCGCGGTCGTGCCGGGCGACGTCGGCTCGTCGAGCACACCGGTTCCACCGGTGACGCCACCGACGCCCCCGCCTCCGCCCGACGTCGACGCCTCGGGGATCGTCGAGGGCGCGGTCGATCAGTCGACATCGCCCCACGGGAGCGCAGGCGCGGGCCTCGATCCCGGCGCTGTCGAGGACGACGAAGAAGAAGAAGAAGAAGAAGCGCCCGACGAGCGCGGCGAGGACGTCGTCGCGACGCTCGGCACCGTCGTCGGCACCGCGCCCGCGGCCGCGCAGATCGATCTCGAGCCGCGCCATCGCATCGTGTGGCGCGAGGACTGGCCGCGTTATTCGTTCGACGAGGCGGTGCTCTCGCTCGGGCTCGGCGCGCTGCTGGTCGCGGCGGAGCTCCTCCCCACCGCGACCGCGAGCGCGAATTGGACGGGCGGGATCCTCTTCGACGATCCCGTCGAGCAGAACCTGCGCCTGCAGTCCGCGGAGGCGCGCGAGACCGCGCGCGTCGCGTCCGAGGTGCTGCAGTGGGTGATGATCGCGTCGCCCTTCGTGATCGACGCGCTGGGCGCGGTCGGCATCGTCGACGGCAACTGGGACGCGGCGTTCCAGATGGGCCTGATCGCGCTCGAGTCGTACGTGATCTCGCTCGTGGTCTGGAAGGTCACGGTGCTGCTCGCGCGCCGCGAGCGCCCGGTCGCGACGCGCTGCCGCGAGTCCGCGTCGCCGCCCGATCCGAGCTGCGAGGACGGCGACTTCGAGACGACGAGCTTCTTCTCGAACCAGACGATGAACGCCTTCACCGGCGCGTCGCTGATGTGCCTGCACCACACGCACATGCCGCTCTTCGACGACGAAGCGGCGGACGCGTCGGCGTGCGTCGTGGGCATGACGGTCGCGAGCGCGGTCGGGCTGCTGCGCGTGATGAGCAACCAGGAGTACCTGACCGACGTGCTGATGGGCGCGGCGGTCGGTTTCGTCGCGGGCTACATCGTGCCGTGGCTCGTGCACTACCAAGGCGGCGCGCGCCCCGAGCTGCGCCCGCCGGTCGCGCTGATCCCGGCACCGATGGTGGGCCCCGGCGATACCTACGGCGCGATGGTCGCCGGCTGGTTCTGA
- a CDS encoding pectinacetylesterase family protein — protein MRRLLVLSLALSLAACGDDDGTPLDAGTDAARQGRDAGPPIDAGTIPPRDGGPFEIDPGTCDTWGVDDPGAPISDLVAGAWTFVPFPDAHCMDGSETGIGVNLSPSGTQRLVIYLEGGGVCFDSVTCNSVGGRAGFDAERLESLSLVLNGYGLFRRDDEDNPTRDWSFVYVPYCTGDAHAGTNPDGYEGRDQVGHSNVAAYLRRLVPTFPELEKVLLTGASAGGLGAFANFDQVQQAFGCTPVYGLDDSGPVLGDDYMRPCLQQKARDLWHIAVPEDCPQCALEDGGGLVALWPYLAIKYPGRRIGLLSNTRDGVIRSFYGYGFSEGCATNAQMSATHFSAGLIDLRDNVLAPHDQHATFYVEGGAHTFLISDLGRPMAGGITLAEWVRRMIDDDPAWTDVGP, from the coding sequence ATGCGCAGGCTCCTCGTGCTCTCGCTCGCGCTCTCCCTCGCCGCGTGCGGCGACGACGACGGCACGCCGCTCGATGCGGGCACCGACGCCGCGCGACAGGGTCGCGACGCGGGCCCACCGATCGACGCCGGCACGATCCCGCCGCGCGACGGAGGGCCGTTCGAGATCGACCCCGGCACCTGCGACACCTGGGGCGTCGACGATCCCGGCGCGCCGATCTCCGACCTCGTCGCGGGCGCGTGGACCTTCGTGCCGTTCCCCGACGCGCACTGCATGGACGGCAGCGAGACCGGCATCGGCGTGAACCTCTCGCCGAGCGGCACGCAGCGTCTCGTGATCTACCTCGAGGGCGGCGGCGTCTGCTTCGACTCCGTCACCTGCAACAGCGTCGGGGGGCGTGCGGGCTTCGACGCGGAGCGCCTCGAGAGCCTCTCGCTCGTGCTGAACGGATACGGGCTCTTCCGACGCGACGACGAGGACAATCCGACGCGCGACTGGTCGTTCGTCTATGTGCCCTACTGCACCGGCGACGCGCACGCGGGCACGAACCCCGACGGCTACGAGGGGCGCGATCAGGTCGGTCACTCGAACGTCGCGGCGTACCTGCGGCGGCTCGTGCCGACGTTCCCCGAGCTCGAGAAGGTGCTGCTCACCGGCGCGAGCGCGGGTGGCCTCGGCGCGTTCGCGAACTTCGATCAGGTGCAGCAGGCGTTCGGGTGCACGCCGGTCTACGGGCTCGACGACTCGGGGCCCGTCCTCGGCGACGACTACATGCGCCCCTGCCTGCAGCAGAAGGCGCGCGATCTCTGGCACATCGCGGTGCCCGAGGACTGCCCGCAGTGCGCATTGGAGGACGGCGGCGGCCTCGTCGCGTTGTGGCCGTACCTCGCGATCAAGTATCCGGGTCGCCGCATCGGTCTGCTCTCGAACACGCGCGACGGAGTGATCCGCAGCTTCTACGGCTACGGCTTCAGCGAGGGCTGCGCGACGAACGCACAGATGAGCGCGACTCATTTCTCGGCGGGCCTGATCGATCTGCGCGACAACGTGCTCGCGCCGCACGATCAGCACGCGACGTTCTACGTCGAGGGCGGCGCGCACACGTTCTTGATCAGCGATCTCGGACGACCGATGGCGGGCGGCATCACGCTCGCCGAGTGGGTCCGCCGGATGATCGACGACGATCCGGCGTGGACCGACGTCGGCCCGTGA
- a CDS encoding pectinacetylesterase family protein, translated as MTRRIASLVLSSLSLSLIACGGDDAPLDDIDAATQDVDAGTSPGDDGGRSYRDAGPIVVPDPGACETWGLDDEGDAITGLEEGAWTFVPFPDAHCMNGSSTGIGVNLAPGGSNRLVIYLEGGGACFDAITCSGVAGINGFDGDDLAGSSGQISTYGIFRRGDETNPLRGWNYVYVPYCTGDAHAGTHPEGFEGREQVGFHNVHEYLRRLVPTFRESELVLLTGASAGGLGAFANFDQVQQAFGCTPVHMLDDSGPVLDDEYLRPCLQSMAREYWGLAVPEDCTACSAEDGGGLSSVWTYLALKYPDRRFGFLSSTADRTFRTFFGYGLSPRCNFPQSMSAAMFEEGVIDLRDRILAPHDNFHTFYQEGDFHTFVGRSLGSVSQDGTTLGAWIEQLIAGDEAWSNVGP; from the coding sequence ATGACGCGCCGGATCGCTTCGCTCGTTCTCAGCTCGCTCTCACTCTCTCTGATCGCATGCGGAGGCGACGACGCTCCGCTCGACGACATCGATGCCGCGACCCAGGACGTCGACGCGGGCACGAGCCCAGGCGACGACGGAGGCCGCTCCTACCGCGATGCAGGCCCGATCGTCGTGCCCGATCCCGGCGCGTGCGAGACCTGGGGCCTCGACGACGAGGGCGACGCGATCACCGGTCTCGAAGAAGGCGCGTGGACCTTCGTGCCGTTCCCCGACGCGCACTGCATGAACGGCAGCTCGACCGGCATCGGCGTGAACCTCGCGCCGGGCGGCAGCAATCGCCTGGTGATCTATCTCGAGGGCGGCGGCGCGTGCTTCGACGCGATCACGTGCTCGGGCGTCGCGGGCATCAACGGCTTCGACGGCGACGATCTCGCGGGCTCGTCGGGACAGATCTCGACCTACGGCATCTTCCGCCGCGGCGACGAGACGAACCCGCTGCGCGGATGGAACTACGTCTACGTTCCCTACTGCACCGGTGACGCGCACGCGGGGACGCACCCCGAGGGCTTCGAGGGCCGCGAGCAGGTCGGGTTCCACAACGTGCACGAGTACCTGCGTCGTCTGGTGCCGACGTTCCGCGAGAGCGAGCTCGTATTGCTCACCGGCGCGAGCGCGGGTGGCCTCGGCGCGTTCGCGAACTTCGATCAGGTGCAGCAGGCGTTCGGGTGCACCCCGGTGCACATGCTCGACGACTCGGGCCCGGTGCTCGACGACGAGTACCTGCGGCCGTGCCTGCAGTCGATGGCGCGCGAGTACTGGGGTCTCGCGGTGCCCGAGGACTGCACCGCGTGCAGCGCCGAGGACGGCGGCGGGCTCTCGAGCGTGTGGACGTACCTCGCGCTCAAGTATCCCGATCGCCGCTTCGGGTTCCTCTCGAGCACCGCGGATCGCACGTTCCGCACGTTCTTCGGGTACGGCCTGAGCCCGCGCTGCAACTTCCCGCAGTCGATGTCGGCGGCGATGTTCGAGGAGGGCGTGATCGATCTGCGCGATCGCATCCTCGCGCCGCACGACAACTTCCACACGTTCTACCAGGAGGGCGACTTCCACACGTTCGTGGGGCGCAGCCTCGGCAGCGTGTCGCAGGACGGAACGACCCTCGGCGCGTGGATCGAGCAGCTGATCGCAGGCGACGAGGCCTGGTCGAACGTCGGGCCCTAA
- a CDS encoding right-handed parallel beta-helix repeat-containing protein — MQRRSSLERVIARVRASARALEIGRARDDEIARGAVWHRARDRVITLRLFCSARMTRTIVLPTLLACLLAHPAVAIAAPCDDAALHRILAPIEGDDDTAVVDCDLELSPLMAAAITRSLSFVGAASSGITVDCDGGAIGSDDAPARLVFTSRRIGSSAIDGLGIWEPVTDVTVRDCEIHGRVLIRGMGTGGWNDEVTRSSHIPLGHVQRVREAAPRRITFDGVTFVGVGGIPIYVAIGVEETSVVRSSFIGWALKAAIYLDAESRGATIRDNTFDVSTSREIIALDGSSENRIIGNRFSRLEHGGIYFYRNCGERTTVRITPPQDNEVIDNIFYYNRYEGPNPAVFFGSDNGYSTHRFCYRDLDYPYGSGLDDRDYARWNVVLHNQVVGRSPDDVFHTEWPAANTPNHVEANESVVSAVSRPAGCHAPGARDTRFLAHGASTEVVSDRDGRPYEAPVEVSCFDGDLAYASAPQLRAVREVPFSCSQSHDNAGCDGVVRCPDESTLVGAHAACNLEHGPVTDDALASVPRDTLRVVRASDIARQGRCWIGTEGGAAGEVPLARALRGGAEMFGCREHDRNGGDCEIRGVAYCVDP; from the coding sequence TTGCAACGACGATCCTCACTCGAGCGTGTCATAGCTCGTGTTCGCGCATCGGCTCGCGCATTGGAGATCGGACGTGCCCGCGACGACGAGATCGCGCGCGGCGCCGTCTGGCACCGGGCGCGGGACCGCGTCATCACTCTTCGTCTCTTCTGCAGTGCTCGGATGACTCGTACGATCGTCCTGCCGACGCTCCTCGCGTGCTTGCTCGCGCACCCAGCCGTGGCGATCGCGGCACCGTGCGACGACGCGGCGTTGCACCGGATCCTCGCGCCGATCGAAGGCGACGACGACACCGCGGTGGTCGACTGCGATCTCGAGCTCTCGCCGCTGATGGCCGCTGCGATCACGAGGAGCCTGTCGTTCGTCGGCGCAGCGAGCAGCGGCATCACGGTCGACTGCGACGGGGGCGCGATCGGCTCCGACGATGCGCCCGCGAGGCTCGTGTTCACCTCGCGGCGGATCGGCTCGTCGGCGATCGACGGGCTCGGCATCTGGGAGCCGGTCACGGACGTGACGGTGCGCGACTGCGAGATCCACGGGCGCGTGCTGATCCGCGGGATGGGCACGGGAGGCTGGAACGACGAGGTGACGCGCTCGTCGCACATCCCCCTCGGCCACGTGCAGCGCGTCCGCGAGGCGGCACCACGCCGCATCACGTTCGACGGCGTGACCTTCGTCGGCGTCGGCGGCATCCCGATCTACGTCGCGATCGGCGTCGAGGAGACGAGCGTCGTGCGCTCCTCCTTCATCGGCTGGGCGCTGAAGGCCGCCATCTATCTCGATGCGGAGTCGAGGGGCGCGACGATCCGCGACAACACCTTCGACGTGAGCACCAGCCGGGAGATCATCGCGCTCGACGGATCGTCGGAGAACCGGATCATCGGCAATCGGTTCTCCCGTCTCGAGCACGGAGGCATCTATTTCTATCGGAACTGCGGTGAGCGCACGACGGTCCGGATCACTCCGCCGCAGGACAACGAGGTCATCGACAACATCTTCTATTACAACCGTTACGAGGGCCCGAACCCGGCCGTGTTCTTCGGGTCCGACAACGGCTATTCGACGCATCGATTCTGTTATCGCGATCTCGATTACCCCTATGGCAGCGGCCTCGACGATCGCGACTACGCGCGCTGGAACGTGGTCCTGCACAACCAGGTCGTGGGCCGCTCTCCCGACGACGTGTTCCACACCGAGTGGCCCGCGGCGAACACGCCCAACCACGTCGAAGCGAACGAGTCCGTCGTGAGCGCGGTGTCGCGACCGGCCGGCTGCCACGCGCCGGGGGCTCGCGACACGCGATTCCTGGCGCACGGGGCCAGCACCGAGGTCGTGTCGGATCGCGACGGCCGCCCTTACGAAGCACCGGTCGAGGTGAGCTGCTTCGACGGCGATCTCGCCTACGCGTCGGCGCCGCAGCTCCGTGCCGTTCGCGAGGTTCCGTTCTCCTGCTCGCAGTCGCACGACAACGCGGGATGCGATGGAGTCGTGCGCTGTCCGGACGAGAGCACGCTCGTGGGGGCGCACGCCGCGTGCAACCTCGAGCACGGCCCGGTGACCGACGACGCGCTCGCGTCGGTGCCGCGCGATACGCTCCGCGTCGTGCGTGCCTCCGACATCGCGCGCCAGGGACGGTGCTGGATCGGTACGGAGGGCGGCGCGGCCGGAGAGGTGCCGCTCGCACGCGCGCTCCGCGGCGGTGCCGAGATGTTCGGCTGTCGCGAGCACGACCGCAACGGCGGCGACTGCGAGATCCGCGGGGTCGCGTATTGTGTCGATCCCTGA
- a CDS encoding TonB family protein → MRLGSAPGIVLALVIAIAPCAVRAQDADAGTPQEAPRPALTPPRLIESPPVELPEGAEPLPPEASVELVITIAADGTVSDAQIATPLREDVDALVLEAARGMRFEPATREGQAIPARIRFRYRISVPEPEPPPPVETPPPAEGTTTEAPEGTATPPAEGEDTEIVPPPEETPSFGARATVDRPEPGATTRITLTGAELSTVPGTFGEPLRVVASLPGVSRSPFGIGFYVVRGANFNNTGFMIDGFPVPILYHFGFGPAVIANDYVERLRFYPGNYPVSYGRFSGGLIAVDTTQPVPREVRAELSIDALRASVVLALPWDDGRGSVSLAFRRSYYELLLPLFIDGLTLQYTDYQLRAQYRFDRGFSASVFVFGSEDTLDQTGAIAGGATSAGSNTAITINFQRIIARFVWRIGEGSTVTLSGTVGRDGQFFGSANVGEARQRFELETFNTGLRLDVALNVAPWLGVNTGLDLAGSTTQIDVTAPAPSGLGEYPRPVFDPQLIRLTSTAARGTPGAYLEGVLRFDPVEVSLGLRMDVLRYGTLTEVAPDPRAVARWRVLPEWLIKAGSGLFTQPPIAVQTISTGGNPALGPTRSWQNSVGTEIDLPFDIDVEVNGFYSHMFDLARFSSEITTGPDGQPRREFFRADQEGRAYGLEVLIRRPVTEGFYAWISYTLSRSERRRLEGWELFNQDQEHVLNLVASYYIDGWRFGGRFVLASGRPVENIRGGVYDADANDYDPTFTGTTSRLPLYHQLDLRVDRDFNIDNIIRGTVFIEVLNVYYAENAEGLVYQYDYQRSVPLPGVPILGTLGIRAAYDP, encoded by the coding sequence GTGCGCCTCGGCTCGGCCCCGGGAATCGTCCTCGCGCTGGTGATCGCGATCGCGCCATGCGCCGTGCGCGCGCAGGACGCGGACGCCGGCACACCGCAGGAAGCGCCGCGGCCCGCGCTCACCCCACCGCGTTTGATCGAGTCCCCGCCCGTCGAGCTGCCCGAGGGCGCGGAGCCCCTGCCGCCCGAGGCATCGGTCGAGCTCGTCATCACGATCGCGGCGGACGGAACGGTGAGCGACGCGCAGATCGCGACGCCGCTCCGGGAGGACGTCGACGCGCTCGTGCTCGAGGCCGCGCGCGGCATGCGCTTCGAGCCCGCGACGCGCGAGGGCCAGGCCATCCCCGCGCGCATCCGCTTCCGCTATCGCATCAGCGTGCCGGAGCCCGAGCCTCCGCCTCCGGTGGAGACGCCGCCTCCCGCCGAGGGCACGACGACCGAAGCGCCCGAAGGCACGGCCACGCCGCCCGCCGAGGGCGAAGACACCGAGATCGTCCCGCCGCCCGAAGAGACGCCGTCGTTCGGCGCGCGCGCGACCGTCGATCGTCCCGAGCCCGGCGCGACCACGCGCATCACGCTCACCGGCGCCGAGCTCAGCACCGTGCCCGGCACGTTCGGCGAGCCGCTGCGCGTCGTCGCGTCGCTGCCCGGCGTCTCGCGCTCGCCCTTCGGCATCGGCTTCTACGTCGTCCGCGGCGCGAACTTCAACAACACCGGGTTCATGATCGACGGCTTCCCGGTGCCGATCCTCTATCACTTCGGGTTCGGCCCCGCGGTCATCGCCAACGACTACGTCGAGCGACTGCGCTTCTATCCCGGCAATTACCCGGTCTCCTACGGTCGCTTCAGCGGTGGTCTCATCGCCGTCGACACGACCCAGCCGGTGCCGCGCGAGGTGCGCGCGGAGCTCTCGATCGACGCGCTGCGCGCCTCGGTGGTGCTCGCGTTGCCGTGGGACGACGGGCGCGGCTCGGTGTCGCTCGCGTTCCGCCGCTCGTACTACGAGCTGCTGCTCCCGCTCTTCATCGACGGGCTCACGCTCCAGTACACCGACTACCAGCTGCGCGCGCAGTATCGATTCGATCGCGGGTTCAGCGCGTCGGTCTTCGTCTTCGGCTCCGAGGACACGCTCGACCAGACCGGCGCGATCGCCGGCGGCGCGACCTCGGCGGGCTCGAACACCGCGATCACGATCAACTTCCAGCGCATCATCGCGCGCTTCGTGTGGCGCATCGGCGAGGGCTCGACCGTCACGCTCTCGGGCACGGTGGGACGCGACGGACAGTTCTTCGGCAGCGCGAACGTCGGTGAGGCGCGACAGCGCTTCGAGCTCGAGACGTTCAACACCGGTCTGCGCCTCGACGTCGCGCTCAACGTCGCGCCCTGGCTCGGCGTGAACACCGGTCTCGATCTCGCGGGGTCGACCACGCAGATCGACGTGACCGCGCCCGCGCCCTCGGGGCTCGGCGAGTATCCGCGACCGGTCTTCGATCCCCAGCTCATCCGGCTCACGTCGACCGCCGCGCGCGGCACGCCGGGCGCGTACCTCGAGGGCGTGCTGCGCTTCGACCCCGTCGAGGTGAGCCTCGGCCTGCGCATGGACGTGCTGCGCTACGGCACCTTGACCGAGGTCGCGCCCGATCCGCGCGCCGTCGCGCGCTGGCGGGTGCTGCCCGAGTGGTTGATCAAGGCGGGCTCGGGCCTCTTCACGCAGCCGCCGATCGCGGTGCAGACGATCTCGACGGGCGGAAATCCCGCGCTCGGTCCGACGCGCTCCTGGCAGAACTCGGTCGGCACCGAGATCGATCTGCCCTTCGACATCGACGTCGAGGTGAACGGCTTCTACTCGCACATGTTCGATCTCGCGCGCTTCTCCTCGGAGATCACGACCGGGCCCGACGGACAGCCGCGCCGCGAGTTCTTCCGCGCCGATCAGGAGGGCCGCGCGTACGGGCTCGAGGTGCTGATCCGTCGGCCCGTCACCGAGGGCTTCTACGCGTGGATCTCGTACACGCTCTCGCGCAGCGAGCGACGGCGTCTCGAGGGCTGGGAGCTCTTCAACCAGGACCAGGAGCACGTGCTCAACCTGGTCGCGAGCTACTACATCGACGGCTGGCGCTTCGGCGGTCGATTCGTGCTCGCGAGCGGGCGTCCCGTCGAGAACATCCGGGGCGGCGTGTACGACGCGGACGCGAACGACTACGACCCGACGTTCACCGGCACGACGAGCCGACTGCCGCTCTATCACCAGCTCGATCTGCGCGTCGATCGCGACTTCAACATCGACAACATCATCCGAGGCACGGTGTTCATCGAGGTGCTGAACGTCTATTACGCCGAGAACGCCGAGGGCCTCGTCTATCAGTACGACTACCAGCGCAGCGTCCCGCTGCCGGGCGTTCCGATCCTCGGCACGCTCGGAATCCGCGCCGCTTACGACCCGTGA
- a CDS encoding STAS domain-containing protein, producing MEADRWIEEHIDVVLDHYATLRRAEHADPRPPELIKKLMEPTVRQLVASLRGESQWGGFIEELVTRVLAAKQATAASVSEAARVMYQAVQLAWQDVDAAQREPWRLAVCEQMLLASEHVAFSLDMHLGARIRERNEALAAQERLQQEVIDAQQAAIRELSTPIIPLLDRIIVMPIVGSVDTRRARDILRALLAGIREHRAQVVILDVTGVAVIDTSVANHLTKAIGAARLKGARPIVTGLSDAAAETIVEMGIDWSGIETLSDLQTGLSLALSLVGFELRRREGAGEARDARAS from the coding sequence ATGGAAGCGGATCGGTGGATCGAAGAGCACATCGACGTCGTGCTCGATCACTACGCGACGCTGCGCCGAGCCGAGCACGCCGATCCGCGCCCGCCCGAGCTGATCAAGAAGCTGATGGAGCCCACCGTGCGTCAGCTCGTCGCGTCGCTGCGCGGCGAGTCGCAGTGGGGCGGCTTCATCGAGGAGCTCGTCACGCGCGTGCTCGCCGCGAAGCAGGCGACCGCGGCGAGCGTGTCCGAGGCCGCGCGCGTGATGTACCAGGCGGTCCAGCTCGCGTGGCAGGACGTCGACGCCGCGCAGCGCGAGCCGTGGAGGCTCGCGGTCTGCGAGCAGATGCTCCTCGCGAGCGAGCACGTCGCGTTCAGCCTCGACATGCACCTCGGTGCGCGCATCCGCGAGCGCAACGAGGCGCTCGCCGCGCAGGAGCGCCTGCAGCAGGAGGTCATCGACGCGCAGCAGGCGGCGATCCGCGAGCTCTCGACGCCGATCATCCCGCTGCTCGATCGCATCATCGTCATGCCGATCGTCGGCAGCGTCGACACCCGCCGCGCGCGCGACATCCTGCGCGCGCTCCTCGCCGGCATCCGCGAGCACCGCGCGCAGGTCGTGATCCTCGACGTGACCGGCGTCGCGGTGATCGACACCAGCGTCGCGAACCACCTCACGAAGGCGATCGGCGCCGCGCGGCTCAAGGGCGCGCGTCCGATCGTCACCGGGCTCTCCGACGCGGCCGCCGAGACCATCGTCGAGATGGGCATCGACTGGAGCGGCATCGAGACGCTGAGCGATCTGCAGACCGGGCTCTCGCTCGCGCTCTCGCTGGTCGGCTTCGAGCTCCGCCGCCGCGAAGGCGCCGGCGAAGCGCGCGACGCGCGGGCATCGTGA
- a CDS encoding ATP-binding protein — MISSGTTSARSFEQIVRGILAAHLGPIHADTAVMSASRHLGVQPSQLTERDRDALATALARPLRLYLDETKVRIVQREITNARVVDHGFASAGEEAPMRPVEARIRVEDDVIRARAEARDLAARVGFDPVDAIKIATVVSELARNIVMYAGTGTITVRPLVAARGLEIESVDSGPGIADLDAILGGRYRSRKGLGLGIAGSKRLLDSMDVTTGPTGTRIVGRKRVP, encoded by the coding sequence GTGATCTCGTCCGGCACGACGAGCGCGCGCTCCTTCGAGCAGATCGTGCGCGGCATCCTCGCCGCGCACCTCGGGCCGATCCACGCGGACACGGCGGTGATGAGCGCGTCGCGCCACCTCGGGGTGCAGCCGAGCCAGCTCACCGAGCGCGATCGCGATGCGCTCGCGACCGCGCTCGCGCGCCCGCTCCGTCTCTATCTCGACGAGACGAAGGTGCGGATCGTCCAGCGCGAGATCACGAACGCGCGCGTCGTGGATCACGGCTTCGCGAGCGCCGGCGAGGAGGCGCCGATGCGCCCGGTCGAGGCGCGGATCCGCGTGGAGGACGACGTGATCCGCGCGCGCGCCGAAGCGCGCGATCTCGCGGCGCGCGTCGGCTTCGATCCGGTCGACGCGATCAAGATCGCGACCGTGGTGTCCGAGCTCGCGCGCAACATCGTGATGTACGCGGGCACCGGCACGATCACCGTGCGTCCGCTCGTCGCGGCGCGCGGCCTCGAGATCGAGTCGGTCGACAGCGGGCCGGGCATCGCCGATCTCGACGCGATCCTCGGAGGTCGTTATCGCTCGCGCAAAGGGCTCGGCCTCGGGATCGCGGGGAGCAAGCGCCTGCTCGACTCGATGGACGTGACCACGGGGCCGACGGGCACGCGCATCGTCGGTCGCAAGAGGGTGCCTTGA